One window of Salegentibacter sp. Hel_I_6 genomic DNA carries:
- a CDS encoding TetR/AcrR family transcriptional regulator — protein sequence MKEDIIKNATDLFLSLGFKSVTMDDIAQKMAISKKTIYAHFSTKTKLVKATVDYLIKEIEHGIAILSSRKLNPIVETYEMKKYAMQMLKNEKSSPQFQLKKYYPEVYFPLREKQFEIVQRILIDNLERGITTGHYKGDIPISFVSRIYFVGMLGIKDKNLFPEDEYSNAKLMDYFLKYHLNSICTAKGLNTLDELLKSNKQGNEI from the coding sequence GTGAAAGAAGATATTATAAAAAATGCTACAGATCTTTTCTTAAGTCTGGGATTTAAAAGTGTAACAATGGATGATATCGCCCAGAAAATGGCAATATCCAAGAAGACCATTTATGCACATTTTAGCACTAAGACCAAACTTGTAAAAGCAACAGTAGACTATTTAATAAAGGAAATAGAACATGGTATTGCCATTCTTAGCTCCAGGAAATTAAATCCTATTGTTGAGACTTATGAGATGAAAAAATACGCGATGCAAATGTTGAAAAATGAGAAAAGCTCTCCTCAATTTCAACTAAAGAAATATTACCCAGAGGTTTATTTCCCGCTGCGTGAAAAGCAATTTGAAATTGTTCAGCGAATTCTTATAGACAACCTCGAGCGTGGCATTACTACTGGACATTATAAGGGGGATATCCCCATTTCTTTTGTCAGTCGAATTTACTTTGTTGGGATGTTGGGAATAAAAGATAAAAACCTGTTCCCGGAAGACGAATATAGCAATGCAAAATTGATGGATTATTTTTTAAAATACCACCTCAATTCAATTTGCACTGCAAAAGGACTTAATACACTAGATGAATTATTAAAATCTAATAAACAAGGAAATGAAATTTAG
- a CDS encoding polyprenyl synthetase family protein gives MQSISQYREAFQEYLDLKVQVKEPENLYEPMKYILSLGGKRLRPVLVLMATDIFEADYSKALDAALAIEIFHNFSLVHDDIMDDAPLRRGKETVHERWDINTGILSGDAMLINAYQLFENYDGDTFKELARLFTKTAIQVCEGQQYDIDFETRDDVSIEDYLKMIEYKTAVLVGASLQMGAIVAGTSMECKKSVYEFGRLLGIAFQLQDDYLDAFGDPETFGKQSGGDIIENKKTFLYLKSLEASGKSEARQLEHLYTINPAETSGKIEAVKTLFENSGAAELTRQEIEKYTNKAFDVLDKIETPEEKKLPLRQFGEMLMNRKV, from the coding sequence ATGCAGTCTATTTCTCAATACAGGGAAGCTTTTCAGGAGTATTTAGATCTTAAAGTCCAGGTAAAAGAGCCTGAAAATCTTTATGAACCTATGAAGTATATTCTTAGCCTTGGCGGAAAACGCTTAAGACCTGTGTTGGTGCTTATGGCTACTGATATTTTTGAAGCCGATTACAGCAAAGCTTTAGATGCAGCACTGGCGATTGAAATTTTTCATAATTTTTCCCTGGTTCATGATGATATCATGGACGATGCCCCTTTACGCCGTGGGAAGGAGACTGTGCACGAACGCTGGGATATAAATACCGGGATTTTATCTGGAGACGCTATGCTTATAAATGCATACCAGCTTTTTGAAAATTATGACGGAGATACCTTTAAAGAACTGGCACGTTTATTTACTAAAACGGCCATCCAGGTTTGCGAAGGCCAACAATATGATATAGATTTTGAAACCCGTGACGATGTTTCTATCGAGGATTATTTAAAAATGATAGAATACAAAACTGCGGTTTTAGTAGGTGCTTCCTTGCAAATGGGTGCAATTGTAGCTGGTACTTCTATGGAATGTAAAAAATCGGTTTATGAATTTGGTCGCTTGTTAGGCATTGCTTTTCAACTTCAAGACGATTATTTAGATGCTTTTGGAGATCCTGAGACCTTCGGAAAACAATCTGGGGGCGATATTATTGAAAATAAAAAAACCTTTCTTTATCTTAAATCTCTTGAGGCTTCAGGAAAAAGTGAAGCCCGGCAATTAGAACATTTATATACCATAAATCCGGCTGAAACTTCAGGAAAAATTGAAGCAGTAAAAACACTCTTTGAAAACAGTGGCGCTGCAGAGTTAACAAGGCAGGAGATTGAGAAATACACCAATAAAGCATTTGATGTTCTTGATAAAATTGAAACTCCTGAAGAGAAAAAACTTCCATTAAGACAATTTGGTGAAATGCTAATGAATCGTAAGGTCTAA
- a CDS encoding 2-oxoglutarate dehydrogenase E1 component, producing the protein MDRFSFLNAAHTAYFAELYDQYLQYPDSVEPSWRAFFQGFDFGMQQNGVSAETMEEAPVNFQDGEIPEHVVKEFKVIRLIDGYRTRGHLFTKTNPVRERRKYRPTLEIDNFGLEEGDLDTKFNAGDMLGIGPSSLRDIIKHLEKVYCESIGIEYMFIRKPEEIQWIQDRLNKNENHPNFSDDEKKKILKKLNQAVSFESFLHRKYVGQKRFSLEGGESLIPALDALIERAADLGVKDFVMGMAHRGRLNTLTNIFGKSAKDIFSEFDGKDYEQDIFDGDVKYHLGWTSCRQTDNGKEININIAPNPSHLEAVGPVVEGIARAKQDRHYGGDNMKVLPILVHGDAAIAGQGVVYEVVQMAQLEGYQTGGTIHIVVNNQIGFTTNYLDGRSSTYCTDVGKVTLSPVLHVNADDAEAVVHAIMFALDFRMKFKRDVFIDLLGYRKYGHNEGDEPKFTQPKLYKAISKHKNALDIYAEKLKSANIIDDEYLSKLEEEYKADLEENLEDSRKEETTRITPFMQDEWDGFENVYEDEMMKEMDTTYKIEDLDKVADAISKLPDDKKFMRKVKKIIDLRHTLYFEDDKLDWAMGEHLAYGSLMKEGFNIRISGQDSERGTFSHRHAIVKVEDSEEEIILHNNIEGRDGDFFVYNSPLSEYGVMGFDYGYAMASPNTLTIWEAQFGDFVNGAQIMIDQYISAAEDKWKLQNGLVLFLPHGYEGQGAEHSSARMERFLQLCAKDNMYVADVTTPANMFHILRRQMKAGFRKPLVIFTPKSLLRHSKVISTKEDFAEGSFQPLLDDPKAKAKDVKSLVFCTGKFYYDLLEYKEENHRDDVALVRVEQLFPLPIEQMKKTIKKYKNAEDVVWAQEEPRNMGAYGHMLLHFDEAKSFRVCSRKFYGSPAAGSSVRFKKRHEKVIASVFDKTVEN; encoded by the coding sequence ATGGATAGATTTTCATTTCTAAACGCTGCACATACGGCATACTTCGCCGAACTTTACGACCAATATCTTCAGTACCCCGATAGTGTAGAGCCCAGTTGGAGGGCTTTTTTTCAAGGTTTTGACTTTGGAATGCAACAAAACGGAGTTTCTGCGGAAACTATGGAGGAAGCTCCTGTAAATTTTCAGGATGGAGAAATCCCGGAACACGTAGTTAAAGAATTTAAGGTAATTCGTCTTATAGATGGTTACCGAACTCGCGGGCACTTGTTTACAAAAACAAACCCGGTTAGAGAAAGACGTAAATATCGCCCAACGCTAGAAATAGATAATTTTGGATTGGAAGAAGGCGATTTAGATACTAAATTCAACGCCGGAGATATGTTGGGGATTGGCCCTAGCTCGCTTCGTGATATTATAAAACACCTGGAAAAGGTGTATTGTGAATCTATCGGGATCGAATATATGTTTATTCGTAAGCCGGAAGAAATTCAATGGATTCAGGATAGGTTGAATAAAAATGAAAATCATCCCAACTTTAGTGATGACGAGAAAAAGAAGATCCTGAAGAAATTAAATCAGGCAGTTTCCTTTGAATCATTTTTGCACAGAAAATATGTAGGTCAAAAACGTTTTTCACTAGAAGGTGGAGAGAGTTTAATTCCTGCCTTAGATGCGCTTATTGAAAGAGCCGCAGATCTTGGCGTAAAAGATTTTGTTATGGGTATGGCTCACCGTGGCCGACTGAATACTCTTACTAATATTTTCGGAAAAAGCGCTAAAGATATTTTTAGCGAATTCGATGGGAAAGATTATGAGCAGGATATATTTGATGGAGATGTAAAATATCACCTGGGTTGGACTTCTTGTCGTCAAACCGATAATGGAAAAGAAATTAATATAAATATAGCGCCAAATCCGTCTCACCTTGAGGCTGTGGGTCCTGTAGTAGAAGGTATAGCAAGAGCTAAACAGGATAGACACTATGGTGGTGATAATATGAAAGTATTGCCCATTTTAGTGCACGGGGATGCCGCAATTGCTGGTCAGGGAGTTGTTTATGAAGTAGTGCAAATGGCGCAACTGGAAGGTTATCAAACCGGTGGAACTATTCATATTGTAGTAAACAACCAAATTGGTTTTACCACCAATTATCTTGATGGTCGTTCATCAACGTATTGTACCGATGTTGGTAAAGTAACCCTTTCTCCAGTATTACACGTAAATGCAGATGACGCAGAAGCTGTTGTTCACGCTATTATGTTTGCTCTGGATTTTAGAATGAAATTCAAACGTGATGTATTTATAGATCTTTTAGGATATAGAAAATATGGGCATAATGAAGGAGATGAGCCTAAATTTACTCAGCCAAAATTATATAAAGCAATTTCCAAGCATAAAAATGCATTGGATATTTATGCTGAAAAACTTAAATCGGCTAATATTATTGACGATGAATATTTGTCTAAACTCGAAGAGGAATATAAAGCTGATTTAGAAGAAAACCTGGAAGATTCCAGGAAAGAAGAAACCACCAGGATCACTCCTTTTATGCAAGATGAGTGGGATGGTTTCGAGAATGTTTACGAAGATGAAATGATGAAGGAAATGGATACCACTTACAAGATAGAAGATCTTGATAAGGTGGCAGATGCTATTTCCAAACTTCCTGATGATAAAAAGTTTATGCGTAAGGTGAAAAAGATCATTGATCTTCGCCATACACTTTACTTTGAGGATGACAAGCTTGATTGGGCTATGGGCGAGCACCTTGCTTATGGTTCTTTAATGAAAGAGGGATTTAATATTAGAATTAGCGGGCAGGATAGTGAAAGAGGTACTTTTTCTCACCGTCACGCAATTGTAAAAGTAGAAGATAGTGAAGAAGAAATTATTCTTCACAACAATATAGAAGGTAGAGATGGCGATTTTTTCGTCTATAACTCTCCGCTTTCAGAATATGGTGTAATGGGGTTTGATTATGGTTATGCTATGGCAAGTCCTAATACACTAACAATTTGGGAGGCCCAGTTTGGAGATTTTGTGAATGGCGCCCAAATAATGATAGATCAGTATATTTCTGCAGCAGAAGATAAGTGGAAATTACAGAACGGATTGGTGCTTTTCTTGCCTCATGGGTATGAAGGCCAGGGAGCTGAACACTCTTCAGCAAGAATGGAGCGTTTTCTTCAGCTTTGTGCTAAAGATAATATGTATGTGGCAGATGTTACTACACCAGCCAATATGTTTCATATCTTACGTAGGCAGATGAAAGCCGGGTTTAGAAAGCCTTTGGTAATTTTTACACCTAAAAGCTTGTTGAGACATTCAAAAGTAATTTCAACAAAAGAAGATTTCGCAGAAGGTAGTTTCCAGCCGCTATTAGACGATCCAAAAGCGAAAGCTAAAGACGTGAAATCCCTGGTATTTTGTACAGGTAAATTTTACTACGATCTGTTAGAATATAAAGAAGAAAATCATCGGGATGATGTAGCTTTAGTACGTGTAGAACAATTGTTCCCACTGCCTATAGAGCAAATGAAGAAAACGATCAAGAAATACAAGAATGCTGAAGATGTAGTTTGGGCTCAGGAAGAACCTAGAAATATGGGAGCTTACGGGCATATGTTACTACACTTTGATGAAGCTAAGAGTTTTAGAGTTTGCAGTAGAAAATTCTATGGTTCTCCGGCTGCCGGTAGTTCTGTAAGATTTAAAAAGCGTCACGAAAAAGTGATCGCAAGTGTTTTTGACAAAACAGTAGAGAATTAA
- the odhB gene encoding 2-oxoglutarate dehydrogenase complex dihydrolipoyllysine-residue succinyltransferase, with protein MALEMKVPSPGESITEVEIAEWLVEDGDYVEKDQAIAEVDSDKATLELPAEASGIITLKAEEGDAVAVGEVVCLIDTEAERPGGGDDKKESKDKKESKDNKDKEESKDESSEKKEKEDKAEAKTEEPSKSSTPSQKQDSHAKGSPSPAAKKILDEKGIDSKDVNGSGRDGRITKEDAVEAKASMGSPGTGKRGESKKKMSMLRRKVASRLVSVKNDTAMLTTFNEVDMQPIFNLRKKYKEEFKDKHGVSLGFMSFFTLAVVRALDQYPGVNSMIDGDHQITFDYKDISIAVSGPKGLMVPVIRNAENLSFRGVEDEVKRLATKARDGKITVDEMTGGTFTITNGGVFGSMLSTPIINPPQSAILGMHNIVERPVAIDGHVEIRPIMYVALSYDHRIIDGKESVGFLVAIKEAIENPEELLMDKDVKRALEL; from the coding sequence ATGGCCTTAGAAATGAAAGTTCCTTCTCCGGGGGAATCTATAACCGAAGTTGAAATAGCCGAATGGCTGGTTGAAGACGGTGACTACGTAGAAAAAGATCAGGCAATAGCCGAAGTTGATAGTGATAAAGCTACCTTAGAACTTCCAGCTGAAGCCAGCGGAATTATCACGCTTAAAGCTGAAGAAGGAGATGCTGTTGCTGTGGGCGAAGTAGTTTGTCTAATCGATACCGAAGCTGAAAGGCCAGGTGGAGGTGATGATAAAAAAGAGTCTAAAGACAAGAAAGAATCTAAAGACAATAAAGATAAAGAGGAGTCTAAAGACGAATCTTCAGAGAAAAAAGAGAAGGAAGATAAGGCTGAGGCTAAAACTGAAGAACCTTCCAAGTCTTCAACACCTTCTCAAAAGCAGGATTCACATGCAAAAGGTAGCCCATCTCCAGCGGCTAAGAAGATTCTTGATGAAAAAGGGATTGATAGTAAGGATGTGAATGGTAGCGGTAGAGATGGCCGTATTACGAAAGAGGACGCTGTGGAGGCGAAAGCTTCTATGGGAAGTCCTGGGACAGGAAAACGTGGTGAATCTAAGAAGAAAATGTCCATGCTTCGTAGAAAAGTAGCCTCGAGATTGGTTTCAGTTAAAAATGATACCGCGATGCTTACTACTTTTAATGAAGTAGATATGCAGCCTATCTTTAACCTGAGAAAAAAATATAAAGAAGAATTTAAAGACAAGCATGGGGTAAGTTTAGGCTTTATGTCTTTCTTTACGCTGGCAGTTGTGAGAGCGCTGGATCAATATCCAGGTGTGAATTCTATGATAGATGGCGATCACCAAATTACCTTTGATTATAAAGATATTAGTATTGCGGTTTCAGGGCCAAAAGGTTTGATGGTTCCGGTAATTAGAAATGCTGAAAATCTTAGCTTTAGAGGTGTTGAAGATGAGGTGAAACGTTTGGCTACGAAAGCACGTGATGGAAAAATCACTGTAGATGAAATGACTGGTGGTACTTTTACAATTACCAACGGAGGAGTGTTTGGATCTATGCTTTCAACTCCAATTATCAATCCTCCACAAAGTGCAATTTTAGGAATGCATAATATCGTAGAACGTCCAGTGGCTATAGACGGTCACGTTGAGATTCGTCCTATTATGTATGTAGCCCTTTCTTATGATCACAGGATTATTGATGGGAAAGAATCTGTTGGTTTCCTTGTAGCTATTAAAGAGGCTATTGAGAATCCAGAAGAATTATTGATGGATAAAGATGTAAAAAGAGCTCTTGAGCTTTAA
- a CDS encoding retropepsin-like aspartic protease produces the protein MSSLKKLLKEKGFKRIKLKYTKTQHLELVAKINNIEGNFILDTGASSTCVGLESVKHFKLLAEDSDVKAAGAGATNMITQIAQKNRIEIKGWKKKKVDLVLFDLRHVNEALINHEAEKVHGIIGADLLRKGKAVIDYKAPALYLK, from the coding sequence ATGTCATCTTTAAAAAAATTGCTGAAAGAAAAAGGATTTAAGCGTATAAAACTGAAATATACCAAAACCCAACATCTTGAATTGGTAGCCAAAATTAACAATATTGAAGGAAACTTTATATTAGACACCGGAGCTTCCAGCACTTGTGTTGGTCTTGAATCTGTTAAACATTTTAAACTCCTGGCAGAAGATAGCGATGTTAAGGCTGCCGGGGCAGGTGCAACTAACATGATCACTCAAATTGCACAAAAGAACCGAATAGAAATTAAAGGTTGGAAAAAGAAAAAAGTAGACCTTGTCCTTTTTGATCTTCGTCACGTAAATGAAGCCCTTATAAACCACGAAGCTGAAAAGGTTCATGGGATAATTGGCGCTGACCTTTTAAGAAAAGGAAAAGCCGTCATAGATTACAAAGCACCGGCGTTATACTTAAAGTAG
- a CDS encoding TatD family hydrolase, with product MILTDTHIHLYSEDYENDRDELIENAFKQNIERFFLPAIDSDTTEAMYSLEARYPDNIFLMMGLHPTHVQENFEAELEHVEEQFAERRLYAVGEIGIDLHWDKSTLEIQQEAFRRQIKLAKKYKLPIVIHCRKAFDEVFDVLEEEKSDDLFGIFHCFTGNFEQAKRALSYNLKLGIGGVVTFKNGKIDKFLKEIPLTEILLETDGPYLSPSPYRGKRNEPEYLLKVAEKLAEVYDKPLTEIAEITTQNSKDIFGI from the coding sequence ATGATTTTAACCGATACGCATATACATCTTTACAGCGAAGATTACGAAAATGACAGGGACGAACTGATAGAAAATGCCTTTAAACAAAACATTGAGCGGTTCTTTCTTCCCGCAATAGATTCTGATACTACAGAAGCTATGTATAGTCTTGAGGCTCGTTATCCCGATAATATTTTTCTCATGATGGGTTTGCATCCAACTCATGTTCAGGAGAATTTTGAAGCTGAATTGGAGCATGTAGAAGAACAATTTGCAGAAAGAAGACTCTACGCTGTAGGGGAAATAGGCATAGACCTGCACTGGGATAAAAGCACATTAGAGATTCAGCAGGAAGCTTTTAGGAGGCAAATTAAGCTTGCTAAAAAGTACAAGCTTCCAATTGTAATTCATTGCAGGAAAGCTTTTGATGAGGTTTTTGATGTTTTGGAAGAAGAAAAAAGTGACGATCTCTTCGGAATTTTTCATTGTTTTACAGGGAATTTCGAGCAGGCTAAAAGAGCTCTTTCTTATAATCTTAAGTTAGGAATTGGGGGAGTAGTCACTTTTAAAAATGGAAAAATTGATAAATTTTTAAAAGAAATTCCGCTTACGGAAATTCTGTTAGAGACCGATGGGCCCTATCTATCACCCTCTCCTTACAGGGGGAAACGAAATGAACCCGAGTATCTTTTAAAAGTTGCAGAAAAGCTTGCTGAAGTTTACGACAAGCCCCTGACCGAAATTGCTGAAATTACTACCCAAAATTCAAAAGATATATTTGGGATATAA
- a CDS encoding 1-acyl-sn-glycerol-3-phosphate acyltransferase: MKEFEDIRFYNENEVQTALQEYKRHPMVKALLQFTFPEKSYSEIETVLGECNSIRDFQTKVIYNSVLKVIEKSTEGLTYNGFDKLDNDQAYFYISNHRDIILDTCLINTTLYEQDLIMTASAIGDNLVRKPFLMALSRLNRNFLVKRGISPREMLKSSMVLSEYIKKLLLEDGRSVWMAQREGRTKDGSDYTQQGVLKMLAMAKGEKSLAEYFTEIKIVPVAISYEFDPTDILKMPELMAKRMKEEYVKSANEDFNSIMQGAMGNKGRIHINAGEILGKEVFEDIEKEHTSINAQLKAVATKIDQHIYKNYKLWPANYIAFDLLKNSENYADKYSDKEKRQFERRLSRRVDVKNPLELNSYLLMYANPVINKEALYEEKS, translated from the coding sequence GTGAAAGAATTTGAAGACATAAGGTTTTATAACGAGAACGAGGTGCAAACGGCCTTGCAGGAATACAAGAGGCATCCAATGGTAAAAGCCCTTTTGCAATTTACGTTCCCCGAAAAAAGTTATTCAGAAATTGAAACTGTGCTGGGAGAATGTAATTCCATTAGAGATTTTCAAACGAAGGTGATCTATAATTCCGTGCTTAAAGTTATCGAAAAAAGTACTGAAGGGCTTACCTATAACGGCTTTGATAAATTGGATAACGATCAGGCTTACTTTTATATTTCCAATCATCGCGATATTATTCTCGACACCTGCCTTATAAACACCACGCTTTATGAGCAGGATCTTATAATGACAGCCTCTGCTATTGGAGATAACCTGGTGCGAAAGCCTTTTCTTATGGCTTTGTCTCGTTTAAACAGGAATTTTCTTGTAAAGCGAGGAATAAGCCCCAGGGAGATGCTAAAGAGTTCTATGGTACTTTCAGAATATATTAAAAAATTACTTCTGGAGGATGGACGATCGGTTTGGATGGCGCAAAGAGAAGGAAGAACTAAAGATGGAAGTGATTATACACAGCAAGGGGTGTTAAAAATGCTGGCGATGGCCAAGGGTGAAAAAAGTTTGGCAGAATATTTTACCGAAATTAAAATAGTTCCGGTAGCTATTTCTTATGAATTTGACCCTACAGATATTCTAAAAATGCCTGAACTTATGGCAAAAAGAATGAAGGAAGAATATGTTAAATCTGCTAACGAAGACTTTAATTCCATTATGCAGGGTGCTATGGGAAATAAAGGTCGTATTCATATTAACGCAGGGGAAATTCTTGGTAAAGAAGTTTTTGAGGATATTGAAAAAGAACATACTTCTATTAATGCGCAACTAAAAGCGGTAGCAACAAAGATAGATCAGCATATTTACAAGAATTATAAATTGTGGCCAGCAAATTATATCGCATTCGATTTACTAAAGAATTCAGAAAACTACGCAGATAAGTATTCCGATAAGGAAAAAAGACAGTTTGAGCGGCGCCTTAGCCGAAGAGTAGATGTGAAGAACCCCCTGGAGCTTAACAGTTATTTATTAATGTATGCAAACCCTGTAATTAATAAAGAAGCGCTTTATGAAGAAAAGAGCTAA
- a CDS encoding asparaginase: MKKRAKILLIYTGGTIGMIKDYDSGALKAFNFDELLQNIPELKILEHEINTLSFEDPIDSSNMNVECWIKVANTIQENFETYDGFVVLHGSDTMSYTASALSFMFENLTKPIIFTGSQLPIGDLRTDAKENLITSIQIAGLQKNGKPVISEVGLYFEYKLYRANRTTKINAEHFQAFASLNHPPLAESGVYLSVNYNALWRPNWRQRTKLHTGFNNEVLILKIFPGINASTVEYMLSKPGLKGVVLETYGSGNAPSNDWFLDILKRKIAEGLLVVNVTQCIGGSVMMGQYETSVQLKKIGVVSGKDISTEAAVAKLMYLLGKELSPKVFKTIFETSLRGEMS; this comes from the coding sequence ATGAAGAAAAGAGCTAAGATCCTACTTATTTATACCGGCGGTACTATAGGGATGATTAAAGATTATGATTCGGGAGCCCTTAAAGCCTTTAATTTTGATGAACTTTTACAAAATATACCCGAATTAAAAATCCTTGAACACGAGATTAATACCTTAAGTTTTGAAGATCCAATAGATTCCTCGAATATGAATGTGGAATGTTGGATTAAGGTTGCTAATACTATTCAGGAGAATTTCGAAACCTATGATGGTTTTGTAGTCTTGCACGGGAGTGATACCATGTCTTATACCGCTTCGGCCCTGAGTTTTATGTTTGAAAATCTTACCAAGCCTATTATTTTTACCGGCTCTCAATTGCCTATTGGAGATCTTAGAACTGACGCTAAAGAGAATTTAATTACCAGTATTCAAATTGCAGGTTTACAAAAAAATGGAAAACCGGTAATTTCTGAAGTCGGGCTTTATTTTGAATATAAATTATACCGGGCTAACAGGACCACGAAAATTAATGCAGAACATTTCCAGGCCTTTGCTTCATTAAATCATCCTCCGTTGGCTGAATCTGGTGTTTATCTTTCAGTGAATTATAACGCACTATGGCGTCCAAACTGGAGACAAAGAACAAAACTTCATACAGGATTTAATAACGAAGTACTTATTTTAAAAATTTTCCCGGGAATTAATGCCAGTACAGTAGAATATATGTTATCTAAACCCGGTTTAAAAGGAGTGGTTTTAGAAACTTATGGGAGCGGTAATGCCCCAAGCAATGATTGGTTTTTAGATATTCTAAAAAGAAAAATTGCTGAAGGATTATTGGTGGTAAATGTAACACAATGCATTGGGGGTAGCGTCATGATGGGGCAATATGAGACTAGTGTTCAGCTTAAAAAAATAGGAGTAGTTTCAGGAAAAGATATAAGTACTGAAGCTGCGGTGGCAAAATTAATGTACCTTTTGGGCAAAGAATTGTCTCCAAAAGTGTTTAAAACTATCTTTGAAACCTCTCTTAGAGGGGAAATGTCATAA
- a CDS encoding MotA/TolQ/ExbB proton channel family protein, whose translation MKRLFSILVIAAVMVLGAGNLNAADNVNTLPGTIVNFVQDEEAAAAADEAEEETLGFHQELKKRFIEGGPAFMGIVLLCLILGLAVAIERIIFLNLSTTNTRKLARNVEDALNSGGVESAKEVCRNTKGPVASIYYQGLDRADESIDAAEKAVVAYGGVQMGQLEKNVSWLSLFIAIAPMLGFMGTVIGMITAFDRIEAAGDMQPSLVAGGIKVALLTTVFGLIVAIILQIFYNYIIAKIDSIVNDMEDASITLIDMLVAYKNKKRI comes from the coding sequence ATGAAAAGATTATTTTCTATTTTGGTAATCGCCGCGGTGATGGTACTTGGAGCCGGAAACCTAAATGCGGCCGATAATGTAAACACATTACCTGGTACAATTGTGAATTTTGTACAAGACGAAGAGGCTGCAGCTGCCGCAGATGAGGCAGAGGAAGAAACTCTTGGTTTTCATCAGGAACTTAAAAAACGATTTATAGAAGGTGGGCCTGCATTTATGGGGATCGTTCTTCTATGTTTAATTCTTGGTTTGGCTGTTGCCATAGAGAGAATTATCTTTTTAAACTTATCTACAACGAATACCAGAAAACTGGCTAGAAATGTAGAAGATGCTTTAAACAGTGGTGGTGTAGAGTCAGCTAAGGAAGTTTGTAGAAATACAAAAGGACCTGTTGCTTCTATCTATTATCAGGGTCTGGATCGTGCAGACGAAAGTATTGACGCTGCAGAGAAAGCTGTTGTAGCTTACGGTGGTGTGCAAATGGGGCAATTAGAGAAGAATGTTTCCTGGTTGTCTTTATTTATTGCTATTGCTCCTATGCTTGGTTTCATGGGTACTGTAATTGGTATGATTACCGCCTTCGATAGAATTGAAGCTGCAGGTGATATGCAACCATCTCTTGTTGCCGGAGGTATTAAAGTGGCACTTCTTACTACCGTATTTGGTTTGATCGTGGCTATTATTCTTCAAATATTTTACAATTACATCATCGCTAAGATAGATAGTATTGTAAATGATATGGAGGATGCATCTATCACTCTTATCGATATGTTGGTAGCTTACAAAAACAAAAAAAGAATCTAA
- a CDS encoding biopolymer transporter ExbD, with product MAKRDAPEVNAGSMADIAFLLLIFFLVTTTIETDTGISRKLPEWQPEEQDPPIIKERNIFQVLVNSNNELLVEDENMEIGELRQAAVEFLDNGGGTGEEACDFCQGLGDPASSVNPQKAIISLVNNRGTEYGTYIAVQNELVAAYNQLRDREAQRLFGTSYTEMEAGYNDSRTSEGDKETLKERIELIKDMIPQKLSEAEPQG from the coding sequence ATGGCAAAAAGAGATGCACCAGAAGTTAATGCCGGTTCTATGGCCGATATTGCTTTCTTGCTCCTTATCTTCTTTCTGGTTACTACAACTATTGAGACAGATACAGGGATTAGCAGGAAGTTGCCGGAATGGCAACCTGAAGAGCAGGATCCGCCGATAATTAAAGAACGGAACATCTTCCAGGTACTGGTTAATTCTAATAATGAATTGCTAGTAGAAGATGAGAACATGGAAATCGGGGAATTGAGACAGGCAGCTGTTGAATTTCTTGATAATGGTGGAGGTACAGGCGAAGAAGCTTGTGATTTTTGCCAGGGACTAGGAGACCCGGCATCTTCTGTTAACCCACAGAAAGCAATTATTTCTTTGGTAAATAACAGGGGTACCGAGTATGGAACCTATATCGCAGTTCAAAATGAACTTGTTGCAGCTTATAATCAATTAAGAGATAGAGAAGCGCAACGTTTATTCGGAACTAGTTATACAGAAATGGAGGCTGGATATAATGACTCTCGTACGAGTGAAGGTGATAAAGAAACGCTTAAGGAACGTATCGAATTAATTAAAGATATGATTCCTCAAAAACTTTCTGAAGCAGAACCTCAGGGTTAA